From Actinoplanes oblitus, a single genomic window includes:
- a CDS encoding response regulator, with product MPQTSTTSLTFSDAGALDDWAAALEPPTVLIADDDEDVRDLVGTKLRAAGYRTLMAADGRTAMALAVGERPQLVLLDMRMPGLDGLGFCYELHSSPQTADIPVIFISGRAEPADMDLGRMVGAEDYLAKPIDPAELLRRVERLLGH from the coding sequence ATGCCGCAAACCTCGACCACGTCCTTGACGTTCAGTGACGCCGGGGCGCTGGACGACTGGGCGGCCGCGCTGGAGCCGCCGACCGTGCTGATCGCCGACGACGACGAAGACGTGCGTGACCTGGTCGGCACGAAGTTGCGGGCGGCCGGGTACCGGACCCTGATGGCCGCGGACGGGCGGACCGCGATGGCGCTCGCCGTGGGGGAGCGGCCGCAGCTGGTGCTGCTCGACATGCGGATGCCCGGACTGGACGGGCTGGGTTTCTGCTACGAGCTGCACTCGTCGCCGCAGACCGCGGACATCCCGGTGATCTTCATCAGCGGGCGGGCCGAGCCGGCCGACATGGACCTCGGGCGGATGGTCGGCGCCGAGGACTACCTGGCCAAGCCGATCGACCCGGCGGAGCTGCTGCGCCGGGTCGAGCGCCTGCTGGGGCACTGA
- a CDS encoding PP2C family protein-serine/threonine phosphatase, with protein MADEDVVRELLAAVPAGCTWLVPISGDDGRTVDFRVAATSDQARDLHDRGTRRVDSRLSELYPSMVDGPLWRLYLEVLASGEPASMDEFRYEESRPGVVAESRFEISVHRVLGGLLVWWTRVDEHRRRLESTELLGSLGWTEYELATGRAEWSPGMYRIFERDPADGPLPRTAQAAAMLPEDRGIAEASWQTMDLGATSDVTVRFRIGDGVKHLRILSDLARDADGRPVKIYAVVQDVTARVATRTEIERLSDQIRDRELSALAEHRVARQLQQMIQPVPDGSFQLDGLEAMVSYLPAESAVQVGGDWYHAQTLPDGRVALAVGDVAGHGMEAASGMAHLRFALVAWLSVGIRDPGLLLRHLNRLCAQLGITGTAVVGVYDPDTRLLPWARAGHMAPLLGREGRSVDLDRPPGLLLGAESEADFPVASTRLEPDDLVLFYTDGLVERRGDSSRRVAEVRDHLSAVSAAPGADPLPRIHRLLHAPSPDDDTCTLAVRVRG; from the coding sequence ATGGCCGACGAGGACGTGGTCCGGGAGTTGCTCGCCGCTGTTCCCGCCGGTTGCACCTGGCTGGTACCGATCAGTGGCGACGACGGCCGGACCGTCGATTTCCGGGTGGCCGCCACCAGCGATCAGGCCCGCGACCTCCACGATCGCGGCACGCGGCGGGTCGACAGCCGGCTCAGCGAGCTCTATCCGTCCATGGTGGACGGCCCGCTGTGGCGGCTCTACCTGGAGGTACTGGCCAGCGGCGAGCCGGCCAGCATGGACGAGTTCCGGTACGAGGAGTCCCGCCCCGGCGTGGTCGCCGAGTCCCGCTTCGAGATCAGCGTGCACCGGGTGCTGGGTGGCCTGCTGGTCTGGTGGACCCGGGTCGACGAGCACCGCCGCCGGCTGGAGAGCACCGAGCTGCTGGGCAGCCTCGGCTGGACCGAGTACGAGCTGGCCACCGGCCGCGCCGAGTGGTCCCCGGGGATGTACCGGATCTTCGAGCGCGACCCGGCCGACGGCCCGCTGCCGCGCACCGCGCAGGCCGCCGCGATGCTGCCCGAGGACCGGGGGATCGCCGAGGCCTCCTGGCAGACCATGGACCTGGGTGCCACCTCCGACGTGACCGTCCGGTTCCGGATCGGCGACGGGGTCAAGCACCTGCGGATCCTCTCCGACCTGGCCCGGGACGCCGACGGCCGGCCGGTGAAGATCTACGCGGTGGTGCAGGACGTGACCGCCCGGGTGGCCACCCGCACCGAGATCGAACGACTCAGCGACCAGATCCGGGATCGGGAACTGAGCGCGCTGGCCGAGCATCGGGTGGCCCGCCAGCTGCAGCAGATGATCCAGCCGGTGCCGGACGGGTCGTTCCAGCTGGACGGCCTGGAGGCGATGGTCAGCTACCTGCCGGCGGAGAGCGCGGTCCAGGTCGGCGGCGACTGGTACCACGCGCAGACCCTGCCGGACGGCCGGGTCGCGCTGGCCGTCGGCGACGTGGCCGGGCACGGCATGGAGGCCGCCAGCGGCATGGCCCACCTGCGGTTCGCCCTGGTCGCCTGGCTCTCGGTGGGCATCCGCGACCCCGGGTTGCTGCTGCGCCACCTGAACCGGCTCTGCGCCCAGCTGGGCATCACCGGCACCGCTGTGGTCGGCGTCTACGACCCGGACACCCGGCTGCTGCCCTGGGCGCGGGCCGGGCACATGGCGCCGCTGCTCGGCCGGGAGGGGCGCAGCGTCGACCTGGACCGGCCGCCCGGGCTGCTGCTCGGCGCCGAGAGCGAGGCCGACTTCCCGGTCGCCAGCACCCGGCTGGAGCCCGACGACCTGGTGCTGTTCTACACCGACGGGCTGGTCGAGCGCCGCGGCGACTCGTCCCGGCGGGTGGCCGAGGTGCGCGACCACCTGAGCGCCGTCTCGGCGGCGCCGGGGGCGGACCCGCTGCCCCGGATCCACCGGCTGCTGCACGCGCCCAGCCCGGACGACGACACCTGCACGCTGGCCGTGCGGGTCAGAGGTTGA
- a CDS encoding ATP-binding protein: MPEEPTDTDGMSYTEPDDLRVVRVFVAERARALGLAAARVDLLTLAVSELTTNTLQHTGGGGHIRVWAENGTLICDVVDGGGPRPFGRTMPSAEAIRGRGLAIVERVCDSVSTTDVPGGTLVRICLNL; this comes from the coding sequence ATGCCTGAGGAGCCCACAGACACCGACGGCATGTCCTACACCGAGCCGGACGACCTGCGCGTCGTCCGGGTCTTCGTCGCCGAGCGGGCCCGCGCGCTGGGCCTGGCCGCGGCTCGCGTCGACCTGCTCACCCTGGCGGTCAGCGAGCTGACCACCAACACCTTGCAGCACACCGGCGGCGGCGGGCACATCCGGGTCTGGGCGGAGAACGGGACGCTGATCTGCGACGTGGTCGACGGCGGCGGTCCCCGCCCGTTCGGCCGGACCATGCCGTCGGCCGAGGCGATCCGCGGGCGCGGCCTGGCGATCGTCGAGCGGGTCTGCGACTCGGTTTCCACCACCGATGTGCCGGGCGGCACCCTGGTGCGGATCTGCCTCAACCTCTGA
- a CDS encoding STAS domain-containing protein yields MASFEARTATQPDRITVFLAGDCDLTARERLTAVLLDAVSRCDVVFADVAQVGFLDSTGVHSLVTAYHAAQGRGGRLYVTGAAGAVAAVLELTGLDALLRAPAEQSTEKGRHA; encoded by the coding sequence ATGGCAAGCTTCGAGGCGAGAACGGCCACGCAGCCAGACCGCATCACCGTGTTCCTGGCCGGCGACTGCGATCTCACCGCCCGCGAGCGGCTCACCGCGGTGCTCCTGGACGCGGTCAGTCGTTGCGACGTGGTCTTCGCCGACGTCGCCCAGGTCGGCTTTCTCGACTCCACCGGCGTGCACTCCCTGGTCACCGCCTATCACGCGGCCCAGGGGCGAGGCGGCCGGCTCTACGTCACGGGCGCCGCCGGCGCTGTCGCCGCGGTGCTGGAGCTCACCGGGCTGGACGCGCTGCTGCGAGCGCCCGCCGAGCAGAGCACCGAGAAGGGCCGTCATGCCTGA